A portion of the Gossypium arboreum isolate Shixiya-1 chromosome 8, ASM2569848v2, whole genome shotgun sequence genome contains these proteins:
- the LOC108468955 gene encoding small nuclear ribonucleoprotein SmD1a, whose amino-acid sequence MKLVRFLMKLNNETVSIELKNGTIVHGTITGVDISMNTHLKTVKLTLKGKNPVTLDHLSVRGNNIRYYILPDSLNLETLLVEETPRVKPKKPTAGKPLGRGRGRGRGRGRGRGR is encoded by the exons ATGAAGCTCGTCAG GTTTTTAATGAAGTTGAACAATGAAACGGTATCGATTGAGCTTAAGAACGGAACCATTGTTCACGGTACCATCACAG GTGTGGATATCAGTATGAACACCCATCTGAAAACCGTGAAACTCACTTTGAAAGGGAAAAATCCGGTCACTTTAGATCACCTTAGTGTGCGGGGTAACAATATTCGCTACTATATCCTGCCTGACAGCTTAAATCTCGAGACGCTGCTAGTTGAAGAGACACCTAGGGTGAAACCTAAGAAGCCAACAGCTG GGAAGCCTTTGGGACGTGGTCGGGGTCGTGGCCGTGGGCGTGGACGTGGTCGAGGCCGTTAA
- the LOC108468529 gene encoding probable aspartic proteinase GIP1 — MLNFSIVEGSKQEFDRLIIAKTSTRVIVSCRRHSSLVGPLCFPSVQNSIILTDSAHSLTAVAIIQSSQIPAKTMPFHSFFTFFFFIFFLYPFSIQSPAHAISFVSPIQKDNATLFYSFTVYLKTPLQPTRLHLDVGASFSWVACDAGYNSTTYQHIPCASLLCDSLGHNLPCSVCFNAPSPSCANDSCSLFPENSVTRKIALSPGLTDSLALPTSDGSTQGPPILLPGYIFSCSPRSLLEGLANNVTGLAAFGRSNYSLPAQVSNTFSVPRCFALCLPGSPSDPGVALIGSVGPYYFSPQKTDLSKSLVYTPLVLNPVGSTVVTYAGEPSDEYYINMTSINVNGKPIQINSSLLAVDENGSGGTKISTAVPYTVLESSIYNALTKAFVNESSALNLTVTDTVKPFGVCYSAADITVTRVGPGVPTVDFVMHSDNVFWRVFGSNSMVRIRRDAGGDVWCLGFVDGGVNPRTSVVIGGHQMVDNLLQFDLDNSRLGFTSSVLLKGTTCSNFNFASTR, encoded by the coding sequence atgttaaattttagcaTTGTAGAAGGATCAAAACAAGAGTTTGACCGATTAATTATAGCAAAGACTTCTACACGTGTCATTGTCTCCTGTCGTCGTCACTCTAGTCTTGTCGGTCCTTTGTGTTTCCCATCTGTTCAAAACTCAATTATACTCACTGATTCAGCTCACTCACTCACCGCCGTTGCTATTATTCAATCGTCACAAATCCCAGCAAAAACCATGCCCTTCCATTCCTTCTTTACCTTCTTCTTCTTCATATTTTTTCTGTATCCTTTCTCCATTCAATCACCAGCTCATGCCATTTCATTTGTATCACCAATCCAAAAAGACAATGCCACCCTCTTCTACTCCTTCACTGTCTATCTCAAAACCCCACTCCAACCCACACGCCTCCACCTCGACGTCGGCGCCTCCTTCTCTTGGGTGGCCTGCGACGCTGGCTACAACTCCACCACTTACCAACACATTCCCTGTGCTTCCCTTCTTTGCGATTCCCTCGGCCACAATCTCCCTTGCTCCGTCTGTTTCAATGCTCCGAGCCCTTCCTGCGCCAATGACAGCTGCTCCCTTTTCCCTGAAAACTCGGTTACCCGAAAAATAGCCCTCTCACCCGGCTTAACCGACTCACTCGCGTTGCCCACCTCGGACGGGTCGACTCAAGGTCCGCCGATTCTCCTTCCGGGTTACATTTTCTCTTGCTCGCCGAGGTCGCTACTCGAGGGTCTAGCTAACAACGTGACAGGACTTGCCGCGTTCGGTAGGTCGAATTATTCACTCCCGGCGCAGGTTAGCAACACATTCTCTGTTCCTCGTTGTTTTGCGCTGTGTCTCCCTGGATCCCCGTCGGATCCTGGCGTTGCTCTAATCGGATCCGTCGGGCCTTACTATTTTTCACCTCAAAAAACCGACCTCTCCAAATCACTCGTTTACACTCCCCTAGTTTTAAACCCCGTCGGGAGCACCGTCGTGACCTACGCCGGCGAACCGTCCGATGAGTATTACATCAATATGACCTCCATCAACGTCAACGGCAAACCAATTCAGATCAACTCCTCGTTATTAGCTGTCGACGAGAACGGATCCGGGGGGACAAAAATAAGCACGGCCGTACCTTACACTGTTTTAGAAAGTTCTATTTACAACGCTTTAACCAAAGCGTTTGTGAACGAATCGTCTGCATTGAACCTCACGGTGACCGACACTGTGAAACCGTTCGGCGTGTGTTATTCCGCGGCTGATATCACCGTAACTCGGGTAGGACCGGGGGTCCCGACCGTCGATTTCGTGATGCATAGTGATAATGTGTTTTGGAGGGTGTTTGGTTCGAATTCAATGGTGAGGATCAGGAGAGATGCTGGTGGAGATGTTTGGTGCTTGGGATTTGTTGATGGTGGGGTCAACCCGAGAACATCGGTGGTGATTGGCGGGCATCAGATGGTGGATAATTTGCTGCAGTTTGATCTCGACAACAGTAGATTAGGATTTACTTCCTCAGTTTTGCTGAAGGGTACCACGTGCTCTAATTTCAATTTCGCTTCAACAAGATAA